The Methanobacterium formicicum genome includes a region encoding these proteins:
- a CDS encoding UbiD family decarboxylase — protein MREFLKTLEKDYDTIKIEEEVSVNLEAAEFMKKNPKDTIVMENIRESDIKVVSGLCNTREKIARALNTDIPGITQRIMEAISNPLPLGECKSVQDTFTVSEAADLSKLPILTYYPRDGGPYITSGVIIAKDPETGVRNASIHRMLVLGKDKLTARIVPRHLYTYHQRAEALDQPLELAIAIGLHPATLLATTTSVPINVDELEVANNFHQGKMNLVKCETVDIEVPECEILLEGRMMPHERAEEGPFVDLTDTYDVVRMEPVIELDRMHYRHDSMYHAIMPAGFEHKLLQGLPQEPRIFSSVQNTVPTVKNVALTEGGCCWLHAAVSIQKQTQGDGKNVIMAALAAHPSLKHCVVVDEDVDIFDAEDVEYAIATRVKGDEDIIIVPGARGSSLDPCAQSDGTTTKVGVDATKPLDKLEKFERVSFSN, from the coding sequence ATGCGAGAATTTTTAAAGACTCTTGAAAAAGATTACGATACCATTAAAATTGAAGAAGAGGTTTCAGTTAACCTTGAAGCTGCTGAATTCATGAAAAAAAATCCTAAAGATACTATTGTAATGGAAAATATTCGGGAATCTGATATTAAAGTAGTATCCGGTCTGTGCAATACCCGGGAAAAAATAGCCCGGGCTTTAAATACTGATATCCCGGGGATCACCCAGAGAATAATGGAGGCTATCAGTAACCCATTACCCCTTGGGGAATGCAAAAGTGTGCAGGATACCTTCACGGTATCTGAAGCTGCGGACCTATCTAAACTCCCAATATTGACTTATTATCCCCGTGATGGTGGGCCCTACATTACCTCGGGAGTGATTATTGCCAAGGACCCCGAAACTGGGGTGCGGAATGCCTCCATCCACCGTATGCTGGTCCTGGGAAAAGACAAGTTGACGGCACGCATTGTCCCCCGACACCTTTACACCTACCACCAGAGGGCAGAAGCCCTTGATCAACCACTGGAACTGGCCATAGCCATTGGATTGCACCCTGCCACCCTTCTGGCCACCACCACTTCCGTACCTATCAACGTGGACGAACTGGAAGTGGCCAACAACTTCCACCAGGGCAAAATGAATCTTGTAAAATGTGAAACTGTGGATATAGAGGTTCCGGAATGTGAAATTCTGTTGGAAGGAAGGATGATGCCCCATGAACGCGCGGAAGAAGGCCCATTCGTGGACTTAACCGATACCTACGATGTGGTACGAATGGAACCGGTGATTGAACTGGACAGGATGCATTATCGTCATGATTCAATGTACCACGCTATAATGCCTGCTGGTTTTGAACATAAACTCCTGCAGGGCCTTCCTCAAGAGCCAAGGATTTTCAGTTCAGTCCAAAACACCGTACCCACAGTTAAAAACGTGGCCCTCACTGAAGGGGGATGTTGCTGGCTACATGCAGCAGTATCTATCCAGAAACAAACCCAGGGTGATGGTAAAAACGTTATAATGGCTGCTCTTGCAGCTCACCCCTCCTTAAAACACTGTGTGGTGGTGGATGAGGATGTGGACATATTCGATGCCGAAGATGTGGAATACGCCATTGCCACCAGGGTGAAGGGGGATGAAGATATCATCATTGTCCCTGGAGCACGGGGATCGTCTTTGGATCCCTGTGCCCAATCCGATGGAACCACCACCAAGGTGGGGGTGGATGCCACCAAACCACTGGATAAACTGGAGAAATTCGAGCGGGTCAGTTTTTCCAATTAA
- the amrS gene encoding AmmeMemoRadiSam system radical SAM enzyme codes for MKREAMLYEKLDGVLNCQVCNKRCVIFNGKTGFCNMRRNEEGVMYSLNYAAVSSMAVDPIEKKPLFHFYPGSLSFSLGSVGCNFRCPYCQNWSISQASLEEIGVRDILPEEAITMARANHCKSISWTYNEPTMWFEYTYDSAKLAQKNDLKTVYVTNGYMSSESLDIIAPYLDAANVDLKGMSDKFYTELCQAHLDPVLENIQTMHDEGIHVEITNLVIPGYNDSVEDLQALVKFVAEVDVNIPLHFTRFYPHYHLSNVQPTPVGTLDKAQKMAKEAGIRYVYVGNVPGSNGENTHCPDCGELLIERNGFTVESDKLKKEKKCPSCGTKIHIVS; via the coding sequence ATTAAAAGGGAAGCAATGCTTTATGAAAAATTGGATGGAGTATTGAACTGCCAAGTATGTAATAAACGCTGCGTTATCTTTAATGGTAAAACTGGTTTTTGCAATATGCGCCGTAATGAAGAAGGTGTGATGTACAGTTTAAATTATGCTGCAGTTTCTTCCATGGCCGTGGACCCCATTGAAAAAAAGCCCCTATTCCATTTCTATCCCGGTAGCTTATCCTTCAGCCTGGGAAGCGTGGGGTGCAATTTCCGCTGCCCATACTGTCAGAACTGGTCCATATCCCAGGCCAGTTTAGAGGAAATCGGAGTCAGGGACATTCTGCCGGAAGAGGCCATAACTATGGCTCGGGCCAACCACTGTAAGTCCATTTCCTGGACCTACAACGAACCCACCATGTGGTTTGAATACACCTATGACTCGGCTAAACTGGCTCAAAAAAATGATCTGAAAACTGTTTACGTTACCAATGGTTATATGAGTTCAGAAAGCCTGGATATTATTGCTCCCTATCTGGATGCAGCCAACGTTGATCTGAAGGGGATGTCTGATAAATTCTACACTGAACTGTGCCAGGCCCATCTGGATCCTGTGCTGGAAAACATCCAGACCATGCACGATGAGGGCATCCACGTTGAGATCACCAATCTGGTGATACCCGGATACAACGATTCTGTAGAAGACCTCCAGGCTCTGGTGAAGTTTGTGGCTGAGGTAGATGTGAACATTCCCCTGCACTTCACCCGTTTCTATCCCCATTACCACCTAAGCAATGTACAACCTACCCCGGTGGGAACTCTGGATAAAGCCCAAAAAATGGCTAAAGAAGCAGGAATAAGGTATGTTTACGTGGGAAATGTCCCGGGAAGTAATGGGGAGAACACCCACTGCCCAGATTGTGGAGAACTGCTCATAGAGAGGAATGGATTCACTGTTGAATCTGATAAACTTAAAAAAGAGAAGAAATGTCCCAGTTGTGGGACAAAAATCCATATTGTTTCCTAG
- the thiL gene encoding thiamine-phosphate kinase — MSSKDLKPEENLKVSSIGEKKLIKRLLSRSLSLQPNSPFFDEFSFKSLSDDAALLDMGDKYLVVTSDLLLESAHFPSDMSPYEKGVKVVTVNVSDLAAMGAQPLGFILSWGLPADLPLTDFDGIMEGVLQSCQEYGMGLIGGDTNQSDELILSGTCLGTVDKEHVLLKEGARPNDVVAVTGPLGVAAAGLEFLLSPPTLKEDLIKHLKPSTQKLIIDHALRPHARLKEGIMLANTGRVTSATDITDGLASEVGELVEASPTNVGITLFEDSIPIIPEVEEAAAALDQDPLDLALYYGEDFELLLTVPPEDFKYLKEQMELHEVGVVTSSGSMEIIDKAGKTKILESKGYQHLG, encoded by the coding sequence ATGTCTTCTAAAGATCTTAAACCTGAGGAAAATCTTAAAGTATCCAGTATTGGTGAGAAAAAGCTAATCAAAAGACTTCTATCCCGGAGTCTTTCTCTCCAACCAAATTCTCCTTTTTTTGATGAATTTTCTTTTAAAAGTCTCAGTGATGATGCCGCACTCCTAGACATGGGTGATAAATATTTAGTAGTTACGTCTGACCTTTTATTGGAATCAGCTCATTTTCCATCTGATATGAGTCCTTATGAAAAGGGCGTGAAGGTGGTGACAGTTAATGTTAGTGACCTGGCCGCTATGGGGGCCCAACCACTGGGTTTCATACTGTCTTGGGGACTACCCGCGGATCTTCCCCTTACTGACTTTGATGGGATAATGGAAGGTGTGCTCCAATCCTGCCAGGAATACGGAATGGGACTCATTGGTGGCGACACCAACCAATCTGATGAATTAATTCTTAGTGGAACCTGTTTGGGGACTGTAGATAAAGAACATGTGCTTTTAAAGGAGGGAGCCCGTCCCAACGATGTGGTAGCAGTAACCGGTCCCCTGGGCGTGGCTGCAGCCGGATTAGAATTTCTACTATCACCCCCCACTTTAAAGGAAGATTTAATAAAGCATCTTAAACCATCCACCCAGAAACTAATCATAGACCATGCTCTAAGGCCACATGCACGCTTAAAAGAGGGTATTATGTTGGCAAACACCGGGAGGGTGACTTCGGCCACAGATATTACGGATGGTCTGGCCAGTGAAGTGGGTGAACTGGTGGAGGCCTCCCCCACTAATGTAGGGATAACCCTTTTTGAGGATTCCATTCCCATCATACCTGAGGTAGAAGAGGCTGCTGCTGCACTAGACCAGGACCCCCTGGATCTGGCCCTTTATTATGGTGAGGACTTTGAACTCCTTTTAACTGTGCCTCCAGAGGATTTCAAATATTTAAAGGAACAGATGGAACTTCATGAGGTGGGAGTGGTTACCAGTTCCGGGAGTATGGAAATAATTGATAAAGCTGGAAAAACAAAAATATTAGAGTCAAAAGGTTACCAGCACTTAGGGTAA
- the cfbA gene encoding sirohydrochlorin nickelochelatase, translating into MATNSNSNSKVGIVLVGHGSRLPYGKDVLSQLAEIYRQESDNPVEIGFMNMNKPSIPSSINKLAEMGVEKIVVTPVFLAPGVHTTEDIPRILGLKNNGDESHGHHHEHGHGHSHDHGETEEIHFQGKIIYTDPLGPDPKIVSIIKDRVNEAL; encoded by the coding sequence ATGGCTACAAATTCAAACTCAAACAGTAAAGTGGGAATTGTGCTGGTTGGTCACGGCAGCCGATTACCCTATGGTAAAGATGTTCTCAGCCAGTTAGCAGAGATTTACAGGCAAGAAAGTGATAATCCGGTGGAAATAGGATTCATGAATATGAACAAACCATCCATTCCCTCCTCCATAAACAAACTGGCCGAGATGGGAGTGGAAAAGATTGTGGTAACCCCGGTTTTCCTGGCACCGGGAGTGCACACCACCGAGGACATCCCCCGTATTCTGGGATTGAAAAACAATGGGGATGAATCTCATGGACACCACCACGAGCATGGGCATGGCCACAGCCACGACCACGGGGAAACTGAAGAGATCCACTTTCAGGGGAAAATAATATACACTGACCCCCTGGGTCCTGATCCCAAAATAGTTTCCATAATAAAAGATAGGGTTAATGAAGCCCTTTAA
- a CDS encoding Zn-ribbon domain-containing OB-fold protein: protein MKDIVRGWRHISQRYNLIGSKCLQCGEAFFPMRVICPECRRKGQLEPIKFSGNGKIMSYSVIHTPTDEFKNISPYAVAIIELEEGAKITSQIVDCNPDKIEIGQEVELVFRKIREEGDEGVISYGYKFKLKQ, encoded by the coding sequence ATGAAAGATATTGTAAGAGGCTGGCGTCACATCTCCCAAAGGTATAATCTCATTGGATCAAAATGTTTACAATGTGGTGAGGCATTTTTCCCCATGAGGGTTATCTGCCCAGAATGCCGGAGGAAAGGCCAATTAGAACCTATAAAATTCAGTGGAAATGGAAAAATAATGAGTTATTCTGTTATACACACCCCCACCGATGAATTTAAAAACATATCCCCATATGCGGTTGCTATTATTGAATTAGAAGAAGGAGCTAAAATCACCAGCCAAATAGTGGATTGTAACCCTGATAAAATTGAAATAGGGCAGGAAGTAGAACTGGTATTCCGGAAAATCCGTGAAGAAGGCGATGAAGGAGTAATCTCCTATGGCTACAAATTCAAACTCAAACAGTAA
- a CDS encoding HemK2/MTQ2 family protein methyltransferase has product MLDYNGIHYQTHPEVYEPAEDTFLFAENLQVKRRDRVLEIGTGTGIIALIVARKCRTVTATDVNPHAIDCALKNIINNKTYNVELKRGNLFEPVKGEKYDLILFNTPYLPTSEEERVEDELEAAWDGGEDGRKIIDQFLELLPHHLNPGGRVQLVQSSLSDIDKTLEKLGEMGLEASVTAREKCFFEEVVVITGKLEPKT; this is encoded by the coding sequence ATGTTAGATTATAATGGAATTCATTACCAAACCCATCCCGAAGTTTACGAGCCTGCCGAAGATACCTTTCTCTTTGCTGAAAATCTCCAGGTTAAAAGACGAGACCGTGTTTTGGAGATTGGAACCGGAACCGGTATCATCGCCCTAATCGTCGCCCGGAAATGCCGTACAGTGACTGCCACCGATGTGAACCCCCATGCCATTGACTGTGCCCTGAAAAATATCATCAACAACAAGACATATAACGTGGAACTGAAAAGAGGTAACCTCTTTGAACCGGTAAAGGGTGAAAAATACGACCTTATCCTATTCAACACTCCCTACCTCCCCACTTCCGAAGAAGAAAGGGTTGAAGATGAATTGGAAGCAGCATGGGATGGTGGCGAAGATGGTAGGAAAATTATTGACCAGTTCTTAGAGCTTTTGCCCCACCACCTCAACCCCGGGGGAAGGGTGCAACTGGTACAATCTTCCCTATCAGATATTGATAAAACTCTGGAAAAACTAGGGGAAATGGGTCTGGAGGCATCAGTCACTGCCCGCGAAAAGTGTTTCTTTGAAGAAGTGGTGGTTATAACTGGGAAACTAGAACCAAAAACCTGA
- a CDS encoding carboxymuconolactone decarboxylase family protein — MERNSGENKNPFQIFQEEFPDLAGSFNELVDAQRSLPGMDPKTKQLVNIAIQTANRNPIGVKMHSIMAKSQGASREEILGAVVMNLHLSGLASVLDCLPAAIEGLESTEIVK, encoded by the coding sequence ATGGAGAGAAATAGTGGAGAAAATAAAAATCCTTTTCAAATATTTCAGGAAGAATTCCCAGATCTGGCGGGTAGTTTCAATGAATTGGTGGACGCACAACGTTCTCTGCCGGGAATGGACCCTAAAACCAAACAACTGGTGAACATCGCTATTCAGACCGCTAACCGCAACCCTATCGGGGTTAAGATGCATTCAATCATGGCTAAAAGCCAGGGCGCTTCTCGAGAAGAGATATTAGGAGCGGTAGTTATGAACCTCCATCTTTCCGGTCTTGCATCGGTGTTGGATTGTCTTCCCGCTGCAATTGAAGGTTTAGAATCCACAGAAATTGTTAAATAG
- the rsmA gene encoding 16S rRNA (adenine(1518)-N(6)/adenine(1519)-N(6))-dimethyltransferase RsmA, giving the protein MLARETSQLLKKHQIRLDRRKGQNYLVNDHILARIVESAGITTGDVVLEIGAGIGTLTIPLARKASKVLAIEQDKKIARVLSERLRDLQISNVEVLVGDATRIDFPPFNKVVSNLPYQISSPITFKLLNYPFEYAILMYQMEFAQRMVAQPGQSNYSRLSVMMNLCTHTELLFKVPKNAFIPPPKISSAVIRLVPQKNPMVNEFFINTCRALFQHKKKKASKALIQSFHEISDRDMERRDIRDIIHKIDHQLMEERVFKLKGEEILIISAQLKELMEDI; this is encoded by the coding sequence ATGTTGGCTAGAGAAACCTCACAGTTGTTGAAGAAACACCAGATAAGGCTGGATCGTAGGAAAGGCCAAAATTACCTCGTCAACGACCATATTTTAGCCCGGATTGTGGAAAGTGCCGGGATCACTACCGGGGATGTTGTGCTGGAAATTGGGGCGGGTATTGGTACTTTGACCATTCCCCTGGCCAGGAAAGCATCTAAAGTATTGGCTATTGAACAGGATAAGAAAATTGCCCGGGTCCTTTCGGAAAGGCTCCGTGACCTGCAAATTAGTAATGTAGAGGTTTTAGTGGGTGATGCTACCCGTATTGATTTCCCCCCATTTAACAAGGTTGTATCCAACTTACCCTACCAGATATCTTCACCCATAACTTTCAAACTCCTTAATTACCCCTTTGAGTATGCTATTTTAATGTATCAAATGGAATTTGCCCAGAGAATGGTGGCTCAACCAGGTCAATCCAATTACTCGCGCCTTTCAGTGATGATGAACCTGTGCACACACACTGAACTCCTCTTTAAAGTTCCTAAAAATGCATTCATACCCCCACCTAAAATTTCATCAGCGGTTATCAGGTTAGTTCCCCAGAAAAACCCCATGGTAAATGAATTCTTCATAAACACTTGCCGGGCCCTGTTTCAGCACAAGAAAAAGAAAGCAAGCAAAGCTTTAATCCAATCATTCCATGAGATATCTGACCGGGACATGGAACGAAGAGATATACGGGATATTATCCATAAAATAGACCACCAACTTATGGAGGAAAGGGTCTTTAAGTTGAAGGGGGAAGAAATTTTAATAATTTCTGCACAACTCAAAGAGTTAATGGAGGATATTTAA
- a CDS encoding DUF655 domain-containing protein: protein MEDYAIILDYLPLGYVKEGSNSYKRKPVAQAIGTDEFTLLELTPKDDANLDIHEKVYIGAGKREKIARVNRRLPFNKMTSTAKIELSYVIEEIIKEKEEKYVQFFNEAGPISTRLHQIELLPGIGKKHMWDIIQARKEAPFQDFEDVKKRVPMLSDPVKLLAKRVLLELEAAEDRKGKKKYILFTRPPKRKFN, encoded by the coding sequence ATGGAGGATTATGCTATCATTTTAGACTATTTACCTCTGGGTTATGTTAAGGAAGGATCGAATTCATACAAACGTAAACCTGTGGCCCAGGCCATTGGTACTGATGAATTCACTCTGTTGGAGTTAACACCAAAGGATGATGCAAACCTGGATATTCATGAAAAGGTTTACATTGGGGCTGGAAAACGTGAAAAGATCGCCAGGGTTAACCGCAGGCTCCCCTTCAATAAGATGACCTCAACCGCCAAAATAGAGCTGAGCTACGTTATTGAAGAAATTATAAAAGAAAAAGAAGAGAAATATGTTCAGTTCTTCAATGAAGCTGGCCCTATATCCACTCGATTACATCAGATCGAACTGTTACCAGGAATCGGTAAAAAACACATGTGGGACATTATCCAGGCCCGGAAAGAAGCCCCCTTCCAGGACTTTGAAGATGTGAAGAAAAGAGTCCCCATGCTATCGGATCCAGTTAAACTTCTGGCCAAGAGAGTGCTACTGGAACTGGAAGCAGCTGAAGATAGAAAGGGCAAAAAGAAATACATTCTGTTCACCCGCCCCCCCAAACGAAAATTTAATTAA
- a CDS encoding RNA polymerase Rpb4 family protein, protein MIGKKVLETEPIPLAKVKPLLEDREKVHELNYEQNLALDHVTKFSKVPVENAEKLVAELEEIIKKTQAIKIADIMPEDMDDMRLIFAKERGSHKKEELEDILKIVDKYREEE, encoded by the coding sequence ATGATTGGGAAAAAAGTTCTGGAAACCGAACCCATACCCCTGGCCAAGGTTAAACCACTGCTGGAAGATAGAGAAAAAGTTCATGAACTTAACTATGAACAGAATCTAGCACTGGATCATGTCACCAAGTTCTCCAAGGTACCAGTGGAAAATGCAGAAAAGCTGGTAGCGGAACTGGAAGAGATCATCAAAAAGACTCAGGCCATTAAGATAGCAGATATCATGCCTGAGGATATGGATGATATGCGACTGATTTTTGCCAAGGAAAGGGGATCCCATAAAAAGGAAGAACTCGAAGATATACTGAAAATTGTGGATAAATACCGGGAAGAAGAGTAA
- a CDS encoding 50S ribosomal protein L21e, whose translation MTQRSRGFRSKTRYKLKKTLRAGRSNPITKKIQTFQEEDLVHIIIDPSVHKGQPHPRFHGKTGKIADKRGQAYIVAINDGNKAKKLIIRPEHLKIQE comes from the coding sequence ATGACTCAGAGATCAAGAGGTTTTAGAAGTAAAACAAGATACAAACTTAAAAAGACTTTAAGAGCAGGGAGAAGCAATCCCATAACTAAAAAAATTCAGACCTTCCAGGAAGAGGATCTGGTCCATATAATAATCGACCCCAGCGTGCATAAAGGTCAACCTCACCCACGTTTCCATGGTAAAACCGGTAAAATCGCTGACAAACGAGGTCAAGCCTACATTGTAGCCATAAACGATGGAAATAAAGCTAAAAAATTAATTATACGACCTGAACACCTCAAAATACAAGAGTGA
- a CDS encoding tRNA pseudouridine(54/55) synthase Pus10, which translates to MKNTTDQAREIVELTQGNICNRCLGRNFYPQLSGKDNADRGTYLKEILSREDSIPNKTKSCQLCGDVFLDLENTLEKIISIIEKSQVEFSTFLVGCRLSPDILEKEKELQEITGSTSDSLKKEINRELGKELEVRLNREVDFDNPNLVIMMDFTRNWVDLQTNPLFMEGRYRKLLRGIPQTRWPCRKCRGKGCERCNFTGKMYPESVEELIAEKVLTASKGKESRFHGAGREDLDVRMLGGGRPFVLEIKEPKVRDLDLEELTSQINHHCQGKVEVLQLKMVGKDRRSGVKASSTETYKVYRALVELEEEVSPEQTDALNSLKVIKQRTPVRVSHRRADKIRTREVKDIKVKILDPTHLELIIDCEGGLYIKELISGDEERTQPSVASLLGTGAQCIELDVLEVNI; encoded by the coding sequence ATGAAAAATACAACAGATCAGGCCCGGGAAATAGTGGAACTCACCCAGGGAAACATTTGCAATCGCTGCCTGGGTAGGAATTTCTATCCCCAACTTTCTGGTAAGGATAATGCCGATAGAGGCACCTACCTGAAGGAGATTCTCAGTAGGGAAGATTCTATACCAAATAAAACAAAAAGTTGCCAGTTATGTGGAGATGTTTTTCTGGACCTGGAAAATACCTTGGAGAAAATAATAAGCATTATTGAAAAGTCTCAAGTAGAATTTTCAACTTTTCTGGTGGGTTGTCGTCTCTCCCCTGATATACTGGAAAAAGAAAAAGAATTACAGGAAATAACTGGTTCCACCAGTGACAGTTTGAAAAAAGAGATTAACCGAGAATTAGGTAAAGAACTGGAAGTTCGTCTTAACCGTGAAGTGGATTTCGATAATCCCAACCTGGTGATAATGATGGATTTTACCCGTAACTGGGTGGACCTCCAGACAAATCCATTGTTCATGGAAGGGAGGTACCGCAAATTATTACGAGGAATCCCCCAAACCCGTTGGCCCTGCCGCAAATGCCGGGGAAAGGGGTGCGAGAGGTGCAATTTCACCGGTAAGATGTACCCTGAATCTGTGGAAGAATTAATAGCAGAAAAAGTTCTAACCGCATCGAAGGGCAAAGAATCCAGATTCCATGGAGCGGGTAGGGAAGATTTGGATGTTAGGATGCTAGGCGGGGGAAGACCATTTGTACTGGAAATAAAAGAGCCCAAGGTGCGTGACCTGGACTTGGAAGAATTAACCTCCCAGATCAACCATCACTGCCAGGGCAAAGTGGAAGTCCTTCAACTGAAAATGGTGGGTAAAGACCGCAGAAGTGGGGTTAAAGCATCTTCCACCGAAACCTACAAGGTCTACCGTGCACTGGTAGAACTGGAAGAGGAAGTTTCACCGGAACAGACCGATGCCCTCAACTCCCTTAAAGTGATAAAACAACGCACCCCGGTCCGAGTTTCCCACCGGAGAGCAGATAAAATCAGAACCAGAGAAGTGAAGGACATCAAAGTCAAAATACTGGATCCAACCCATTTAGAATTGATTATAGACTGCGAAGGTGGATTGTACATCAAAGAACTCATATCCGGGGATGAAGAACGTACTCAACCAAGTGTGGCCTCCCTTCTAGGTACTGGTGCCCAGTGCATAGAGTTGGATGTTCTGGAGGTCAACATTTAG
- a CDS encoding signal recognition particle protein Srp54 has product MLGNLGKNLTKTMKKLAGMTIIDEEVVKEVIKDIQRALIQSDVNIKLVLNLSKTIEDRALNEEPPKGVTAKEHVIKIVYDELVNLLGEKAEEVEIEKKPYKILFVGLQGSGKTTSIGKMARYLQKKGFNPAIICTDTWRPAAYEQLRQLTESLNLPLYGDPDNKDALDLARKGLKEFKRQDLIIVDTAGRHKEEKDLLDEMEQISAVVEPDEVMLVIDGTIGQQAREQALAFSQTTKIGSIVITKLDGSAKGGGALSAVAEIGAPIKFIGTGERIEDLEVFDPERFISRLLGMGDIRTLIERAEEIEEDVDQEAMDAMLSGKFTLKDMYSQFEMMNKMGPMQQVMNMLPGMGNKLPKNASQVTEEKLGKYKILMDSMTEEELTHPEIIKQSRVKRIARGSGMRNEDVKELLKYYQVTKKAIKGFGKRKMGGPLGQMMRQMMR; this is encoded by the coding sequence ATGTTGGGCAATCTGGGGAAAAATCTGACCAAAACCATGAAAAAACTGGCCGGAATGACCATTATCGATGAAGAAGTGGTTAAAGAGGTCATTAAAGATATTCAAAGGGCTTTAATTCAGTCTGATGTTAATATTAAACTGGTTCTGAATTTATCCAAAACAATTGAAGACCGGGCCCTTAACGAAGAACCCCCTAAAGGGGTAACCGCCAAAGAACACGTCATTAAAATTGTTTACGATGAACTGGTTAATCTTTTAGGTGAAAAAGCAGAAGAAGTTGAAATTGAAAAGAAACCCTACAAAATACTCTTTGTAGGGCTCCAGGGAAGCGGGAAAACTACCAGTATTGGTAAAATGGCCCGGTACCTCCAAAAAAAGGGATTCAATCCAGCCATAATCTGTACCGACACCTGGAGGCCAGCAGCCTACGAACAGCTACGTCAACTAACAGAAAGTCTCAATTTACCCCTCTACGGAGACCCTGACAATAAAGATGCCCTTGATCTAGCCCGGAAAGGTTTGAAAGAGTTCAAAAGACAGGACCTTATCATTGTGGACACTGCGGGGCGACATAAAGAGGAAAAAGATCTTTTAGATGAGATGGAGCAGATATCAGCCGTGGTAGAACCGGATGAAGTGATGCTGGTCATTGATGGTACCATTGGGCAGCAAGCCCGGGAGCAAGCCCTGGCCTTTTCCCAAACCACCAAAATTGGATCCATTGTAATAACCAAACTGGACGGGTCAGCCAAGGGAGGAGGTGCCCTTTCAGCAGTAGCGGAGATAGGAGCTCCCATAAAGTTCATTGGAACTGGTGAGCGTATCGAAGATCTGGAAGTCTTTGACCCGGAACGTTTCATATCCCGTTTACTGGGAATGGGAGACATCAGAACTCTTATTGAACGTGCCGAGGAAATCGAAGAAGATGTGGACCAAGAAGCCATGGACGCCATGCTCAGTGGTAAATTCACCCTGAAGGACATGTACAGCCAGTTCGAGATGATGAATAAAATGGGACCCATGCAGCAGGTGATGAACATGCTCCCCGGCATGGGAAATAAGTTACCCAAAAACGCTTCCCAGGTCACTGAGGAGAAACTGGGTAAGTACAAGATACTGATGGACTCCATGACTGAAGAAGAACTCACCCACCCCGAAATCATCAAACAGTCCCGGGTTAAAAGAATTGCCCGGGGTTCGGGAATGCGTAACGAGGATGTTAAGGAGCTTTTAAAATATTACCAGGTCACTAAAAAGGCCATTAAAGGCTTTGGAAAGCGAAAAATGGGAGGGCCACTGGGCCAGATGATGCGTCAGATGATGCGTTAA
- the hpt gene encoding hypoxanthine/guanine phosphoribosyltransferase → MLEKLVKSLVEAPVVKKGEYDYFVHPITDGVPLVEADLLQEVAEAVSQFGNLNVDKIVCVEAMGIHLATAISLLTDIPFVVVRKRSYGLEGEVAVHQTTGYSEGELYINGLERGDRVFLVDDVVSTGGTMTAVVKALQRIETDIVDVMAIIEKGEGKEFVEKETGVKVNTLVRANVVQGKVVVEKITAGQD, encoded by the coding sequence ATGCTGGAAAAACTGGTAAAAAGTCTGGTTGAAGCTCCTGTTGTGAAAAAAGGTGAATATGATTATTTTGTACATCCCATAACTGATGGTGTGCCTTTAGTTGAGGCGGATTTATTACAGGAAGTTGCCGAGGCAGTTTCCCAGTTTGGAAACCTTAACGTGGACAAAATTGTCTGCGTGGAAGCCATGGGTATCCATCTGGCCACTGCCATTTCTCTACTCACGGATATTCCCTTTGTAGTGGTGCGTAAACGTTCGTATGGTCTGGAGGGAGAAGTAGCGGTGCACCAGACAACTGGATACAGTGAAGGTGAATTATACATCAATGGACTTGAAAGAGGAGACCGGGTCTTCCTGGTTGATGATGTGGTCAGCACCGGGGGCACCATGACTGCGGTTGTTAAAGCCCTGCAACGCATTGAAACAGATATTGTGGATGTAATGGCCATTATTGAAAAGGGTGAGGGTAAGGAATTCGTGGAAAAAGAAACTGGAGTTAAGGTGAATACCCTGGTACGGGCCAATGTTGTTCAGGGAAAAGTGGTGGTGGAGAAGATCACCGCGGGACAGGATTAA